Genomic DNA from Lentimicrobiaceae bacterium:
GGTTTTCGCCGGCATTAAAAGAAGCAGCAACCAAAGTCCAAGAGCCTAACATATTGTAATGCGATTTAAGCATTCTGCAGGCAGCATTTGTAGCTTTAACAAGGTCGTAGCGTTCGTCAACTTGGTCATCAACTCGCAATCCGTAGCGACGGGCTGTTGCGGGCATAAATTGCCAAAACCCTGCTGCACCGCGTGGCGAAACATCGTATTTAAAACCGCTTTCTATCATTGCAATGTACTTAATATCGTCGGGGACATTGTTTTGCTTTAATATAGGTTCGATGATTTTAAAATATTTCCGCGATTTTTTGAGCAAAAGCAGGGTAGAAGAGTGCCAATAAGTATTTACCGACATTTCTCTGTCTAAGCGTTCTCTGACGTGATAAATTCCTAATGGTAACTCTTCGTCGCAAAATTCGGCTGTCGACGGCAATACTATTCCATAGACTTTATTGCTATGCATAAAAGCCTTGTGATAGTCTTTGTCGGAATCGGTTTTTCGAAGTTTGTAACTGCTGTAAAAACCTTGTAGCGAAGCTGCGACTAACAAAATCAATATTATTAATATCCTTTTTTGCACTATTTGTTATTTGTTTTAAAATATTTCTGCCTGTTTAAGAGTAACGGCTTGCTTATCTTTTTCAGATATAATAAAGTCACCGTCGCTTTTTTTGAATTTATCCCAAGTAATATTTATATCCGGATCGTTCCAAATAATAGCTCTTTCCGATTCTTTGTTGTAGTAGTTTGTACATTTGTAGCAAAATACGGTGTTATCCGCAAGAGATAAAAAAGCGTGAGCAAATCCCGCAGGAATCCAAAGTTGATGTTTGTTGTCTTCAGTAAGTTCGAAAGCTACCCACTTTAAAAATGTAGGCGAATTTCGACGAATATCAACAGCAACATCTACAACAGCACCTTTTAATACTCTAACCAACTTGCCTTGTGCGTAGGGGTTAAGCTGATAGTGCAAACCGCGTATTACGTTAGCTTTCGACATAGATTCGTTGTCCTGAACAAAATCGGCATTGCAAACCAACTCTTTAAACTTTTTATCCTGAAACGACTCAAAAAAATATCCTCTATCGTCTCTGAAAATAGTCGGTTTTATAAGTTTTACTTCGGGTATGTCTGACGAAATTATCTCCATAAACTATAGATGTATTGCTTTGTTATACGCATTTTCAATAGCTTCAACAATTCCCTCGTTTATTGTTGGGTGCGGATGCACGGCTTTAACAATATCGTGAGCTGTAAGATTGTTTTCTATAGCTAAAACCATTTCGGCTATAAGTTCTGTAACATTGTAGCCAACAAGGTGTGCACCAAGCAATTTATCGGTTTTTTCGTCGATGACAACTTTTACCATACCGTCTCTAACTCCTACTGCTGTTGCTTTACCCGATGCAGTAAATGGAAATTTACCAACTCTCACACTATAACCTTGTTCAATGGCTTTTTTCTCCGAAAGTCCGGTTGATGAAACTTCGGGAATTGTGTAAATACAGCCTGGTATGTTGTTGTAATTTACAGGATTAACTTCTTGTTTTGCAATGTAATTAACACAAGCCAAGGCTTCGGCTGATGAAATGTGAGCCAATGCAGGTCCCGGAATTACGTCGCCTATGGCGTAAATGCCATCAACATTGGTTTTGTAGTTTTTATCGACAATTATTCTACCTTTTTCTACGTTTATTCCTAATTCTTCCAAACCGATATTTTCAATATTGGCACTTATACCAACAGCCGATAGAACTATGTCGCATTCAACTTGTTCGTCGCCTTTTGCGGTTTTTATGGTAACGTTGCATTTGTTGTTTTCGTTGATATCAACACTTTCGACAGTTGCAGAAGTCATAACTTTAATTTTCGACCTCTTGAAGTTTCGTTCAAGAATCCTAGCAATTTCTTCATCTTCGGTAGGCACTATTTGTGGCATAAACTCGACAAGCGTAACCTTGACGCCTATGGTGCTGAAAAAATACGCAAATTCGCTTCCAATGGCTCCAGAGCCGACAACAACCATACTTTCGGGCTTTTCTTTAAGAACAAGAGCCTCGCGATAGCCTATAATTTTTTTACCGTCTTGTTTTAGGTTAGGTAGCTCTCTAGACCTTGCTCCAGTAGCAATGATGATGTTTTCGGCTTCTATTGTTGTGGTCTCGCCGGTATTTAGTTTTACTTCAACAGAAGAATTGGTTTTGAGTTTTGCAAAACCTTCGTAAATGTCAATTTTATTTTTATCTAACAGAAATTTAACGCCTTTGCTCATGGTTGAAGAAACATCACGACTTCTGTTTACCATTTTCTCCAAATTTGCAACCGGCTGAGTTTCAATGTCAACTCCGTAGTTGCCGGCATTTGCAGAGTCTTTATAGACTTGTGCACATTTCAAAAGGGCTTTTGTGGGAATGCAACCCCAATTAAGGCAAATTCCGCCTAATTCGCTTTTTTCAACTACTGCGGTTTTAAGTCCAAGTTGTGCCGAACGTATGGCAGCAACGTAACCGCCGGGTCCACTTCCAATTACTAGTATATCGTATTTCATAATTATTACTTTTTTATGTTATTTATAAATAAATTCTTCATCATCATATCTTATGCTTAGTTTATTGCCTTCATCTTTGTTAGTTTCGCAATAGCCTATAATTTTGGCATCTATATTAAATTGCTTTGCAAT
This window encodes:
- a CDS encoding lytic transglycosylase domain-containing protein encodes the protein MQKRILIILILLVAASLQGFYSSYKLRKTDSDKDYHKAFMHSNKVYGIVLPSTAEFCDEELPLGIYHVRERLDREMSVNTYWHSSTLLLLKKSRKYFKIIEPILKQNNVPDDIKYIAMIESGFKYDVSPRGAAGFWQFMPATARRYGLRVDDQVDERYDLVKATNAACRMLKSHYNMLGSWTLVAASFNAGENRILKEMERQGTNDYYNMVLPEETMRYLYRIIAIKFIYNSPTNFGFYLRNVDLYPDYPTYQVSVDSSISNWINFAKEHNTNYLILKELNPWIRSTKMDNPEKLSYNILLPKKEYFNYDTLLLETENPDEIFNE
- the rfbC gene encoding dTDP-4-dehydrorhamnose 3,5-epimerase, with translation MEIISSDIPEVKLIKPTIFRDDRGYFFESFQDKKFKELVCNADFVQDNESMSKANVIRGLHYQLNPYAQGKLVRVLKGAVVDVAVDIRRNSPTFLKWVAFELTEDNKHQLWIPAGFAHAFLSLADNTVFCYKCTNYYNKESERAIIWNDPDINITWDKFKKSDGDFIISEKDKQAVTLKQAEIF
- the lpdA gene encoding dihydrolipoyl dehydrogenase, with the protein product MKYDILVIGSGPGGYVAAIRSAQLGLKTAVVEKSELGGICLNWGCIPTKALLKCAQVYKDSANAGNYGVDIETQPVANLEKMVNRSRDVSSTMSKGVKFLLDKNKIDIYEGFAKLKTNSSVEVKLNTGETTTIEAENIIIATGARSRELPNLKQDGKKIIGYREALVLKEKPESMVVVGSGAIGSEFAYFFSTIGVKVTLVEFMPQIVPTEDEEIARILERNFKRSKIKVMTSATVESVDINENNKCNVTIKTAKGDEQVECDIVLSAVGISANIENIGLEELGINVEKGRIIVDKNYKTNVDGIYAIGDVIPGPALAHISSAEALACVNYIAKQEVNPVNYNNIPGCIYTIPEVSSTGLSEKKAIEQGYSVRVGKFPFTASGKATAVGVRDGMVKVVIDEKTDKLLGAHLVGYNVTELIAEMVLAIENNLTAHDIVKAVHPHPTINEGIVEAIENAYNKAIHL